One genomic segment of Fictibacillus halophilus includes these proteins:
- a CDS encoding AAA family ATPase → MSKPKSLVVITEDTLLKKQILEGLKDYQNVEVVEPFDAAKEIDRLDPDIAIVARSNSEQGVELVQSLHAINSSLSILFVSDAPDFMLLREVIRVGAIDFFVLPDELELFKESIKKTERFIENNRKRQDGVQQSFKKGRGQVISFYSGKGGSGTTFLSTGYSQTLKLDSTAQVLFIDLNLQFGGAEAFLGLDGNRTIVDLKPVIEELNESHIKNVTQKETHSNLEVLMSPRDAESAEIINEEFISRLIRTCRLSYDYVIIDLPAYMNEVSLTALEESDLIYYVMNLDTPSLRVFKSAEELFNRLSVNTENRLELVFNQVGRDNELSVSDFKQLIEKPVAAEISRDFKGIQSLINNSTPIRKQPNEKKITSAAKDLKKWVANTLN, encoded by the coding sequence ATGAGTAAACCAAAATCTTTAGTCGTTATAACAGAAGATACCTTATTAAAAAAACAAATATTAGAAGGTTTAAAAGATTATCAAAATGTTGAAGTCGTAGAACCGTTTGATGCAGCAAAAGAAATTGACAGGTTAGATCCTGATATTGCAATTGTTGCTAGATCTAATTCTGAACAGGGTGTAGAACTAGTTCAGAGTCTTCATGCTATTAATTCTTCGTTAAGTATTTTGTTTGTGTCAGATGCTCCAGACTTTATGTTGTTACGTGAAGTAATTAGAGTAGGAGCTATTGATTTCTTTGTTTTACCAGATGAACTGGAGTTATTTAAGGAATCCATTAAAAAGACAGAACGATTTATTGAGAATAATCGCAAAAGACAAGATGGTGTACAACAAAGTTTTAAAAAAGGAAGAGGTCAGGTTATCTCTTTCTATAGCGGTAAAGGTGGTAGTGGTACAACCTTCTTATCGACAGGTTACAGCCAAACTTTAAAGTTAGATTCTACTGCTCAAGTCCTATTTATTGATTTAAATCTCCAATTTGGTGGAGCTGAAGCTTTTTTGGGATTAGATGGAAATCGAACGATTGTTGATTTAAAGCCGGTAATTGAAGAGTTGAATGAAAGTCATATAAAAAATGTTACACAAAAAGAAACACATTCTAACCTAGAAGTGCTTATGAGTCCTAGGGATGCAGAATCTGCTGAGATTATAAACGAAGAATTTATTTCTAGGTTAATTCGAACATGCAGGCTTTCTTATGATTACGTCATTATTGATTTGCCAGCTTATATGAATGAAGTGAGTTTAACTGCTTTAGAAGAATCAGATCTAATCTACTATGTAATGAATTTAGATACACCTTCTTTAAGAGTATTTAAAAGCGCGGAAGAGTTATTTAATCGGTTAAGCGTTAATACAGAAAACAGACTTGAGCTTGTTTTTAACCAAGTTGGAAGAGATAACGAATTAAGTGTCTCTGATTTCAAACAGCTTATTGAAAAGCCTGTGGCTGCTGAAATCTCGAGAGATTTTAAAGGAATTCAATCTTTGATCAATAACAGTACGCCGATTAGAAAACAACCAAATGAAAAGAAAATTACGAGTGCTGCAAAAGATTTGAAAAAGTGGGTTGCCAACACTTTGAATTAA
- a CDS encoding NCS2 family permease, protein MEKYFGFKEFNTSYKKEATAGLTTFLAMAYILFVNPSVLGDAGMDKGAVFTATALAAALGTLFMGIVAKYPIALAPGMGLNAFFAYSVVLVMDIPWQTALAGVLMSGIIFIFITLFKIRETIINAIPEDLKFAAASGIGLFIAFIGLKNAGIVAPSEATLVSLGDLTQGPTLLAIFGFIITILMMIRNVRGGIFYGMVITAVVGIFAGLINKPDQIVGAIPSLAPTFGQAFSHFDQIFTIDMMIVVLTFFIVDFFDTAGTLMAVASQAGIMKDNKLPRAGKALLADSSAIAVGAILGTSSTTAYIESASGVAAGGRTGFTSVVTGGLFLLALFFSPLLVVVTPSVTAPALIIVGVLMVSVLSKIKWDRLEIAVPAFLTLIAMPLTYSIATGIALGFVMYPLTMTVKGRVKEVHPIMWVLFIVFISYFVFLVE, encoded by the coding sequence ATGGAAAAGTACTTTGGTTTCAAGGAGTTCAACACTTCTTACAAGAAAGAGGCAACAGCAGGATTAACAACGTTCCTTGCGATGGCTTACATTTTATTCGTTAACCCTTCCGTTCTAGGCGATGCTGGCATGGATAAAGGTGCCGTGTTCACAGCAACTGCACTTGCAGCGGCCCTTGGAACACTTTTCATGGGGATCGTAGCGAAGTATCCGATCGCACTTGCTCCAGGTATGGGACTTAACGCTTTCTTCGCTTACTCAGTAGTCTTGGTCATGGATATCCCGTGGCAAACAGCTCTTGCTGGCGTATTGATGTCTGGAATTATCTTTATTTTTATTACATTATTTAAAATTCGTGAAACCATCATAAACGCAATACCGGAAGATTTGAAGTTTGCTGCAGCGTCCGGTATCGGGCTGTTCATCGCATTTATCGGACTGAAGAACGCAGGAATCGTCGCTCCAAGCGAAGCTACACTTGTTTCTCTTGGTGACTTAACACAAGGTCCAACACTTCTCGCAATCTTTGGTTTCATCATTACAATTTTAATGATGATCCGAAACGTTCGTGGAGGAATCTTCTACGGAATGGTAATCACAGCTGTAGTTGGTATCTTTGCTGGTTTGATCAATAAGCCAGATCAAATCGTAGGAGCGATTCCAAGTCTTGCGCCAACATTCGGACAAGCGTTCTCTCACTTTGATCAAATTTTTACGATCGACATGATGATCGTTGTTCTAACGTTCTTTATCGTTGATTTCTTTGATACAGCAGGAACATTGATGGCAGTTGCATCACAAGCAGGAATCATGAAAGACAACAAGCTGCCTCGCGCAGGTAAAGCGTTGCTAGCCGATTCATCAGCAATCGCAGTTGGTGCGATCCTTGGAACATCTTCAACAACAGCTTACATCGAATCAGCTTCAGGTGTAGCAGCAGGTGGACGTACAGGATTCACGTCTGTGGTAACGGGTGGATTATTCTTATTAGCTCTTTTCTTCTCGCCATTATTAGTTGTCGTAACACCATCTGTTACTGCACCAGCACTTATCATCGTAGGTGTACTGATGGTATCCGTATTAAGCAAAATCAAGTGGGACCGTTTAGAAATCGCAGTACCAGCATTCTTAACATTGATTGCAATGCCGCTCACATACAGCATCGCAACAGGTATCGCACTAGGATTCGTTATGTATCCACTAACAATGACAGTAAAAGGACGTGTAAAAGAAGTTCACCCAATCATGTGGGTTCTCTTCATCGTCTTCATCAGCTATTTTGTATTCTTAGTCGAATAG
- a CDS encoding CpaF family protein, whose product MSLFSRKSFIEVNDNNDQVQDYSSYANPYIDELLEHYKARLLNESNLDQITSLSRGEMRLAIERIISQFMLEERVVIPRSDKEKLLTRLIDESVGFGPLESLLNDPDITEILINGHNEVYIEKNGRLELTSLKFKDESHVRHIIDRVVAPLGRRIDESSPMVDARLHDGSRVNAVIPPVSLRGTLVSIRKFRKEPLMMEDLISFGSMSDDMSKFLEAIVTAKLNILISGGTGSGKTTLLNAVARSIPSGERVITIEDSAELRLNRPNVVGMEARPANVEGSGEISIRQLVKNSLRMRPDRIIVGEVRGPEAFDMLQAMNTGHEGSLTTVHANSPRDALGRVEGMVIMAGMDLPASVIREYIVGALDFIVQGERLTDGKRKIVSIAEVFTDEDGKVHVNDIFIYKKTGMNSNGDVEGYFTPTGIVPKCLERLKVFGVNLSEDIFQTQGGKLHDYSRSF is encoded by the coding sequence ATGTCGCTATTCAGTAGAAAAAGTTTCATTGAAGTAAACGACAACAACGATCAAGTGCAAGATTATTCCTCCTATGCTAATCCATATATAGATGAACTATTAGAGCACTATAAAGCTAGATTGTTAAATGAATCAAATCTTGATCAGATTACTAGCTTATCTCGAGGCGAAATGAGACTGGCTATAGAGAGAATCATCAGTCAGTTTATGTTAGAAGAAAGAGTTGTTATACCGAGAAGCGATAAAGAAAAATTACTTACTCGGTTGATAGATGAATCAGTAGGCTTTGGTCCTTTAGAATCACTGTTAAACGATCCTGACATTACAGAGATTCTAATAAATGGACACAATGAGGTTTACATTGAGAAAAACGGTAGATTAGAGTTAACCAGTCTTAAATTCAAGGATGAATCTCATGTAAGGCACATTATTGATCGTGTAGTTGCACCACTAGGACGAAGAATAGATGAAAGTTCACCTATGGTTGATGCAAGGCTTCACGATGGTAGCCGTGTAAATGCTGTAATTCCTCCTGTTAGTTTAAGAGGCACATTAGTTTCAATACGTAAATTTCGTAAAGAACCACTAATGATGGAAGATTTAATCAGTTTCGGTTCTATGTCAGATGATATGTCCAAGTTCCTTGAGGCAATAGTAACCGCAAAATTAAATATTCTTATCTCTGGAGGAACAGGAAGCGGAAAAACGACTTTGCTAAACGCAGTTGCGCGATCCATTCCATCAGGCGAAAGGGTAATCACTATTGAAGATTCAGCTGAACTTAGGCTAAATCGACCTAACGTAGTAGGAATGGAAGCACGTCCAGCAAACGTTGAGGGATCGGGTGAAATTTCAATTAGACAACTCGTTAAAAACTCCCTTCGTATGCGTCCCGATCGAATTATTGTAGGGGAAGTTCGTGGACCTGAAGCGTTCGATATGCTCCAGGCGATGAATACAGGTCATGAAGGTTCTCTTACAACCGTCCATGCTAACTCACCTAGAGACGCTCTTGGAAGAGTTGAAGGTATGGTAATTATGGCAGGAATGGACTTGCCCGCAAGTGTAATTCGTGAATATATCGTAGGAGCTCTAGACTTTATTGTTCAAGGTGAACGACTTACAGACGGGAAGCGTAAGATTGTTTCCATAGCAGAAGTGTTTACCGATGAGGATGGAAAAGTACACGTGAACGATATTTTTATATATAAAAAGACTGGAATGAATTCAAATGGGGATGTGGAAGGCTACTTTACCCCAACGGGAATAGTTCCAAAATGCTTGGAGCGATTAAAGGTTTTTGGTGTTAATCTTTCTGAAGATATTTTTCAGACACAAGGAGGGAAGCTGCATGATTATAGCCGCTCTTTCTAG
- a CDS encoding prepilin peptidase, with protein MEVMWSVWFFVVGAVLASFGGVIGYRLPKGMKVIGVERSQCDHCERQLKWYELFPIVSYLTAGAKCKTCKKRIPLLYTMVELATGVLYSFSYIKYGFSIELLLACSLVLLCAIITVSDLLYFIISDKVLIVFFVWFLALQAIFEPRGWVDAAVGSLLGFLFLLLLAVLSKGGIGGGDIKLMGVLGLILGFQGAYLTLMVASIVGVLVAIVGVVTKKYNRKTAIPFGPYLAVGALVTFYYSEELLGLIF; from the coding sequence ATGGAAGTAATGTGGAGCGTTTGGTTTTTTGTAGTAGGAGCCGTCTTAGCCTCGTTCGGTGGAGTAATCGGCTATCGTCTGCCAAAGGGAATGAAGGTAATAGGTGTAGAACGCTCACAATGTGACCATTGCGAAAGGCAGCTAAAATGGTACGAGCTGTTTCCCATCGTTTCGTATCTCACCGCCGGCGCAAAGTGTAAAACATGTAAGAAGCGGATTCCCCTTTTATATACGATGGTGGAACTCGCAACAGGAGTTCTTTATAGTTTTTCATACATAAAATACGGCTTTTCTATTGAATTGTTGTTAGCCTGTTCACTCGTTTTATTATGCGCCATCATTACTGTTTCTGATTTGTTGTACTTTATTATCTCAGACAAAGTGCTGATCGTATTTTTCGTGTGGTTCCTAGCGTTACAGGCGATCTTTGAGCCTAGAGGCTGGGTAGACGCTGCCGTCGGAAGTTTGCTCGGATTTTTATTTTTATTGTTGTTAGCCGTTCTCTCTAAAGGCGGAATCGGCGGTGGAGATATTAAACTGATGGGCGTATTAGGGCTCATACTCGGTTTTCAAGGAGCATATCTAACACTTATGGTCGCATCCATCGTAGGCGTTTTAGTCGCAATCGTAGGGGTAGTGACGAAGAAATATAACCGTAAGACCGCGATCCCGTTCGGACCGTATTTAGCAGTAGGAGCGTTAGTGACATTTTATTATAGTGAAGAGTTGTTGGGGTTGATCTTTTGA
- a CDS encoding SAF domain-containing protein, which translates to MLESKRRAIIFISLSLLLALLAGVIFLQKVKALNNQLGDTTSVYVASAEIPSRALIKPDQVKAIEIPNKYVTDSHITNKKNLINKVSVVPLTPDDIIMKNMLKDVSTLQNQNNRLISMIASEKVRFDQELNDLDRVDIIVSQKVDGQPKTELFMSDVPVAMVARGENKSFKGVALEVPIEDAPKLIHVQNYADSVRILKANVGQGEKKKPQENDQKKETEEKPASTPPAQPTKPAAKPAEKPPAQPAPQPSKKE; encoded by the coding sequence ATGTTGGAGTCGAAACGAAGAGCCATTATCTTTATTAGTCTTTCTTTGTTATTAGCCTTACTAGCTGGAGTAATATTTCTACAAAAAGTTAAAGCACTCAACAATCAATTAGGTGACACAACATCAGTATATGTTGCTAGCGCGGAGATTCCATCAAGAGCCTTAATTAAACCTGATCAGGTTAAGGCTATTGAAATCCCTAATAAATATGTAACCGATTCACACATCACAAACAAGAAAAATTTAATTAATAAGGTTTCAGTCGTTCCATTAACTCCGGATGACATCATTATGAAAAACATGTTGAAGGATGTTTCAACATTACAAAATCAAAATAATAGACTTATATCTATGATAGCTTCTGAAAAAGTCAGGTTTGATCAAGAGCTAAATGATTTGGACCGAGTTGACATTATCGTTTCTCAAAAAGTTGATGGTCAGCCAAAAACAGAATTATTTATGAGCGATGTACCAGTAGCCATGGTTGCTAGAGGTGAAAATAAATCGTTTAAAGGAGTTGCGTTAGAGGTTCCTATAGAAGACGCTCCTAAATTAATCCATGTGCAAAACTACGCAGATAGTGTAAGGATTTTAAAAGCAAATGTTGGGCAAGGAGAAAAGAAGAAACCACAGGAAAATGATCAGAAAAAAGAAACTGAAGAAAAACCTGCAAGTACACCACCTGCTCAACCAACAAAACCAGCAGCCAAACCAGCAGAAAAGCCACCTGCTCAACCAGCACCACAACCTAGTAAAAAAGAATAA